The following coding sequences are from one Streptomyces sp. NBC_01232 window:
- a CDS encoding GNAT family N-acetyltransferase, with protein MVRHGSGVKNHRMHEVKLSDGTITLSPLRLDDVEAHLEGEDDLLVRWLNGGPGTREGTEGYFRHCREQWDNAGPLRAFGIRTGADEVLAGTIDLRLAGEGLAPGQVNVAYGLYPSWRGRGLATRAVLLASRYAASEGGTEAVIQVEPDNPASAAVATRAGFTPGMPTYDKDGTRFDRYIRNIRGLHTAAG; from the coding sequence ATGGTGCGGCACGGCTCCGGCGTCAAGAATCACCGGATGCATGAAGTGAAACTGTCCGACGGGACCATCACCCTGTCCCCGCTGCGCCTGGACGATGTGGAAGCGCACCTGGAGGGGGAGGACGACCTGCTCGTTCGCTGGCTCAACGGCGGCCCCGGCACGCGGGAGGGCACCGAAGGGTACTTCCGGCACTGCCGGGAGCAGTGGGACAACGCCGGGCCACTGCGTGCGTTCGGCATCAGGACGGGTGCCGATGAAGTGCTTGCGGGGACGATCGACTTGCGGCTCGCCGGAGAAGGCCTGGCTCCCGGCCAGGTGAACGTCGCGTACGGCCTTTATCCGTCCTGGCGGGGGCGTGGACTGGCCACCCGCGCGGTCCTGTTGGCGTCCCGGTACGCGGCGAGTGAAGGCGGTACGGAGGCGGTGATCCAGGTGGAGCCGGACAATCCCGCATCGGCCGCAGTCGCAACGCGGGCAGGTTTCACCCCAGGCATGCCGACGTACGACAAGGACGGCACGCGCTTCGACCGGTACATCCGCAACATCCGGGGCCTGCACACCGCCGCCGGGTGA
- a CDS encoding GNAT family N-acetyltransferase: MTGLGALPWPPLPIRTERLVLRRSEARDRAAFIELFSSPEVGAYVGGPRPRDELERAVPETPGRRPGLFVIDVDGAMIGMITLDRRDAGRQGRIRPDGGETELGYMVLPEAWGFGYAAEACTTALDWFRNALPGEPVVLCTQTANDRAMRLAAKLGFTEVERFEEYGAEQWFGVWSPVTATG, encoded by the coding sequence ATGACCGGACTCGGAGCGCTCCCCTGGCCACCGCTCCCGATAAGGACCGAACGGCTCGTGCTACGCCGGTCCGAGGCACGGGACCGTGCGGCATTCATCGAGCTGTTCTCATCGCCCGAGGTGGGCGCCTACGTCGGTGGCCCTCGACCGCGTGACGAGCTCGAGCGCGCGGTTCCGGAGACACCCGGACGGCGCCCCGGCCTTTTCGTGATCGATGTCGACGGCGCGATGATCGGCATGATCACGCTCGATCGGCGCGACGCGGGGCGTCAGGGTCGTATCCGTCCGGACGGCGGAGAGACGGAGCTCGGCTACATGGTCCTGCCGGAGGCGTGGGGATTCGGGTACGCCGCCGAAGCGTGCACGACCGCGCTCGACTGGTTCCGCAACGCGCTTCCCGGCGAGCCCGTGGTCCTCTGTACCCAGACCGCCAACGACCGCGCCATGCGCCTCGCGGCGAAGCTGGGGTTCACCGAGGTGGAGCGGTTCGAGGAGTACGGCGCCGAGCAGTGGTTCGGCGTGTGGTCACCGGTCACGGCGACCGGTTGA
- a CDS encoding DinB family protein has protein sequence MTRTDDTPCAWDERTQLTTFLDYVRDTARAKCQGVSEEKAHKALLPGSPLMTMSGLINHLRWVEYYWLQVVFLGEEDEGPWTDEDPDREMRIAVDFPLAQLLDEYAEQSARYRELVAAHGLDTRAQRAVRDGLHVDLRWILLHLTEETARHNGHLDILRELLDGATGA, from the coding sequence ATGACCAGAACCGACGACACACCCTGCGCGTGGGACGAGCGCACTCAACTCACCACGTTTCTCGACTACGTACGTGACACCGCTCGCGCCAAGTGCCAAGGCGTCTCCGAGGAGAAAGCCCACAAGGCGCTCCTGCCGGGCTCACCTCTGATGACCATGAGCGGACTGATCAACCACCTCCGCTGGGTCGAGTACTACTGGCTCCAGGTCGTCTTCCTCGGAGAGGAGGACGAGGGACCCTGGACCGATGAGGACCCCGATCGCGAGATGCGCATCGCCGTCGATTTCCCGCTCGCGCAATTGCTCGACGAATACGCCGAACAGAGCGCCCGTTACCGCGAACTGGTCGCGGCCCACGGCCTGGACACCCGAGCCCAGCGAGCTGTCCGCGACGGCCTCCACGTCGACCTGCGCTGGATCCTCCTCCACCTCACCGAGGAGACGGCCCGTCACAACGGTCACCTGGACATCCTGCGCGAGCTGCTCGACGGCGCGACCGGCGCCTAG